Proteins encoded by one window of Paroedura picta isolate Pp20150507F chromosome 9, Ppicta_v3.0, whole genome shotgun sequence:
- the LOC143845113 gene encoding transmembrane protein 14C-like, with product MSVDWIGYGYAALVTTGGVIGYAKAGSVPSLAAGLLFGGLAGLGTYQQSQDPKNIWFTLIASGTLTGVMGMRFYKSRKFMPAGLIAGASLLMVGRLGLQMMEKPLPP from the exons ATGAGTGTGGATTGGATTGGCTACGGCTATGCAGCGCTGGTCACTACGGGTGGAGTAATCGGCTATGCCAAAGCAG GCAGTGTCCCGTCTCTAGCAGCTGGCCTCCTGTTTGGTGGTTTAGCCGGGCTCGGTACCTACCAGCAGTCTCAAGATCCAAAGAATATTTGGTTCACCCTGA TTGCATCTGGAACCCTGACTGGTGTGATGGGAATGAGATTCTATAAGTCCAGGAAATTCATGCCTGCGGGGCTGATTGCTGGTGCCAG CCTGTTAATGGTGGGGAGGCTGGGACTGCAGATGATGGAGAAACCCCTTCCGCCATAA